Proteins co-encoded in one Luteolibacter sp. Y139 genomic window:
- a CDS encoding ribose-phosphate diphosphokinase, whose protein sequence is MKLISGTAHRALAERIADTLGSKLADVHVTAFPDGETFVKINENIRGDDVFIIQPSCPPTNHNIMELLIMVDAARRASAGRITAVMPFFGYARQDRKDQPRVPITAKLVANLLTSAGVGRVLTMDLHAPQIQGFFDIPVDHLYAKPALIHYLRERHPDTSNLCVVSPDVGGVKMARAYADALGVDLAIVAKHRISATRVEAMNVIGEVEGRDVILIDDMTETAGTLTAAAEILGKSGARRIFACVSHAVLGDLGRERIQKSVIEEIITTDSVPQASGDKVQAVGIAPLLGEAIRRINGGQSVTSLFEV, encoded by the coding sequence ATGAAACTGATCAGTGGAACCGCCCACCGCGCGCTCGCCGAGCGCATCGCCGATACCCTTGGCTCGAAGCTCGCCGATGTCCACGTCACGGCGTTTCCGGACGGTGAAACTTTCGTCAAGATCAACGAGAACATCCGCGGGGACGATGTCTTCATCATCCAGCCGAGCTGTCCGCCGACGAATCACAACATCATGGAGTTGCTGATCATGGTGGATGCCGCCCGCCGTGCGAGCGCCGGCCGGATCACCGCCGTGATGCCCTTCTTCGGCTACGCCCGCCAGGACCGCAAGGACCAGCCGCGAGTGCCGATCACCGCGAAGCTGGTGGCAAACCTGCTCACCTCCGCGGGCGTCGGCCGGGTGCTGACGATGGACCTGCATGCGCCGCAGATCCAAGGCTTCTTCGATATCCCGGTGGATCATCTCTACGCGAAGCCCGCGCTGATCCACTACCTGCGCGAGCGCCATCCGGATACCTCGAACCTCTGCGTGGTGTCTCCTGACGTGGGTGGAGTGAAGATGGCTCGCGCGTATGCGGATGCCCTCGGCGTCGATCTGGCGATCGTGGCCAAGCACCGGATCAGTGCCACCCGCGTGGAGGCGATGAATGTGATCGGTGAAGTGGAAGGGCGTGACGTGATCCTGATCGATGACATGACCGAGACTGCCGGCACCTTGACCGCCGCCGCCGAGATTCTCGGCAAGAGCGGTGCCCGCCGGATCTTCGCCTGCGTGTCGCATGCGGTTCTCGGCGACCTCGGGCGTGAGCGGATCCAGAAATCGGTGATCGAGGAAATCATCACCACCGACTCGGTGCCGCAGGCATCGGGCGATAAGGTTCAGGCCGTGGGCATCGCGCCACTGCTGGGCGAGGCGATCCGCCGCATCAATGGCGGCCAGTCGGTGACATCGCTGTTCGAGGTCTGA
- a CDS encoding aspartate-semialdehyde dehydrogenase → MSEPKHVAIVGATGAVGEEMLLCLEQRNFPVGKLTLLASARSAGKRIPFRGEDIIVQELTHDSFAGVDIALFSAGGGISKEFGPSAAAAGAVVIDNSSAFRMDEGVPLVVPEINPAAAKDHPKGIIANPNCTTIISLMALAPLHEKFGLKSIIASSYQAVSGSGAQGIIELEEQVKAIATGQPFEPKVYPRQIAFNVIPQVDSFTDNGYTKEELKMLNEGRKILGHDDLKVSCTCVRVPVYRSHSVSITAVFEKPVDVESARAAYEGKPGVQLVDDPENKVFPVPLDTTGKDDCLVGRIRKNLVLDNALDLWVVGDQVRKGAALNAVQIAEIL, encoded by the coding sequence ATGAGCGAACCCAAGCACGTCGCTATCGTAGGCGCCACCGGAGCGGTCGGCGAGGAAATGCTACTCTGTCTCGAACAGCGGAATTTCCCCGTCGGTAAACTGACCTTGCTGGCCTCAGCCCGCTCGGCCGGCAAACGCATCCCGTTCCGCGGCGAAGACATCATCGTGCAGGAACTCACCCACGACAGCTTCGCCGGCGTGGACATCGCGCTGTTCTCGGCCGGCGGCGGCATCTCGAAGGAATTCGGCCCCTCCGCCGCAGCTGCCGGTGCCGTCGTGATCGACAACTCGTCCGCCTTCCGCATGGACGAGGGCGTCCCGCTCGTGGTGCCGGAGATCAATCCGGCCGCCGCGAAGGATCACCCGAAGGGCATCATCGCGAACCCGAACTGCACCACCATCATCTCGCTGATGGCGCTCGCGCCGCTGCACGAGAAGTTCGGCCTCAAGTCGATCATCGCCTCGTCCTACCAAGCCGTCTCCGGCTCGGGCGCGCAGGGCATCATCGAGCTGGAAGAGCAGGTCAAGGCGATCGCCACCGGCCAGCCCTTCGAGCCCAAGGTCTACCCCCGCCAGATCGCCTTCAATGTGATCCCGCAGGTCGATTCCTTCACCGACAACGGCTACACCAAGGAAGAGCTCAAGATGCTCAACGAAGGCCGCAAGATCCTCGGCCACGATGACCTCAAGGTCTCCTGCACCTGCGTCCGCGTCCCGGTCTATCGCTCGCACTCGGTCTCGATCACCGCAGTCTTCGAAAAGCCCGTCGACGTCGAATCCGCCCGTGCCGCCTACGAAGGCAAGCCCGGCGTCCAACTCGTCGATGATCCGGAAAACAAGGTCTTCCCGGTGCCACTCGACACCACCGGCAAGGACGACTGCCTCGTCGGCCGCATCCGCAAGAACCTCGTCCTCGACAACGCCCTCGACCTCTGGGTCGTCGGCGACCAGGTCCGCAAGGGTGCCGCGCTCAACGCCGTCCAGATCGCCGAAATTCTCTGA
- a CDS encoding sugar transferase, translated as MSTGRKQAFSVQALQLLDAAFVWLGFWIASVLRDPIRGLVGMEPMGGRSMLADMSWVLYIAVPFTPLVLEHFGFYEHVRRKSRHKAIQQIAKALAIMGLVLGLISVFSRLQDASRLILGIGAPIVGFLLLLRDRVTRRRMVILERDEGRRERVVLAGSVEDLDELIQELDPEATGGWNIVERFDLSTRPVEDLYELLKVETVERVIFATRRTAFDKVAQAVEACELQGVEAWIAASFIRTQIARPVFDSIGNKPMLVLRSTPELSWELLTKEAFDRLGALFLIICSSPLWLIAAIGIRLTSPGAPILFCQKRAGHYGKPFRMWKFRTMVPDAEALLEKIKAEHGNQMDGPVFKLDRDPRIFAFGGWLRKLSIDELPQLLNVLTGDMSLVGPRPLPLYEVAAFSELAHRRRLSVKPGITCEWQAGGRNKITSFEQWVEMDLQYIDNWSLWLDFKILLKTIPAVLLGKGAK; from the coding sequence ATGTCCACCGGACGCAAACAGGCCTTCTCGGTCCAAGCGCTGCAGCTCTTGGATGCTGCGTTTGTCTGGCTGGGGTTCTGGATTGCATCGGTCCTCCGCGATCCGATTCGCGGGTTGGTGGGGATGGAGCCGATGGGGGGGCGTTCGATGCTGGCGGACATGAGCTGGGTGCTCTACATCGCGGTGCCGTTCACGCCGCTGGTGCTGGAGCATTTCGGTTTCTATGAGCACGTCCGGCGGAAATCCCGGCACAAGGCGATCCAGCAGATCGCGAAGGCGCTGGCGATCATGGGGCTGGTGCTGGGTTTGATTTCGGTTTTCTCCCGCCTGCAAGATGCGAGCCGCCTGATCTTGGGCATTGGCGCGCCGATCGTGGGTTTCCTGCTGCTGCTGCGTGACCGGGTGACGCGGAGGCGAATGGTCATTCTGGAGCGTGACGAAGGCCGCCGCGAGCGGGTGGTGCTGGCGGGATCGGTTGAGGATCTGGACGAGCTGATCCAGGAACTCGACCCCGAAGCGACCGGTGGCTGGAACATCGTGGAGCGCTTCGATCTTTCCACCCGGCCGGTGGAGGATCTGTATGAGCTTTTGAAGGTGGAAACCGTGGAGCGGGTGATTTTCGCGACGCGGCGGACGGCCTTCGACAAGGTGGCGCAAGCCGTCGAGGCCTGCGAGCTGCAGGGCGTGGAGGCATGGATCGCGGCGTCCTTCATCCGCACCCAGATCGCGCGGCCGGTTTTCGACTCGATCGGGAACAAGCCGATGCTGGTCCTGCGCTCGACGCCGGAGCTGAGCTGGGAGCTGTTGACGAAGGAGGCCTTCGACCGGTTGGGTGCCTTGTTCCTGATCATTTGCAGTTCGCCGCTGTGGCTGATCGCGGCGATTGGGATCCGGCTGACAAGCCCGGGAGCGCCGATCCTTTTCTGCCAGAAGCGTGCGGGCCATTACGGCAAGCCCTTCCGGATGTGGAAATTCCGTACCATGGTGCCGGATGCCGAGGCGCTGCTGGAGAAGATCAAGGCCGAGCATGGCAACCAGATGGACGGGCCGGTTTTCAAGCTGGACCGCGATCCGCGCATTTTCGCGTTCGGTGGCTGGTTGCGGAAGCTGAGCATCGACGAGCTGCCGCAGCTGCTCAACGTGCTGACCGGCGACATGAGCCTGGTGGGTCCGCGGCCGCTGCCGCTCTATGAGGTGGCCGCCTTCTCGGAACTGGCCCATCGTCGCCGGCTGAGCGTGAAGCCGGGCATCACCTGCGAGTGGCAGGCTGGCGGGCGGAACAAGATCACGAGCTTCGAGCAGTGGGTGGAAATGGACCTTCAGTACATCGACAACTGGTCGCTGTGGCTGGATTTCAAGATCCTGCTGAAGACGATTCCGGCCGTGTTGCTCGGCAAGGGAGCGAAGTAA